The segment TACTCGCCCTGCGGCTCGTCCACTTCGGGGCCGTGCCGCCGTCCGGGGTCCATCGATTCGAGGTGGCAGACGAAGAAGTGCTGCACCTTGACCCCGGTCACTCCCCCCGAGGCGATGTGCTCGACGGTGTCGACGAAGCAGGGCACCACGTCGGTGATCTTGGCGCCGAGTTCCTCGTCGAGTTCTCTGTGGAGGGCGTCCACGACGGTGGCGTCGGAGGGTTCCACACCGCCGCCCGGGGTGAGCCAGTACGGGTCGACGCCGGGCTTGGTGCGCTTGATGAGGATCAGGTCGTCACCGTCGAGCAGGATCGCTCGGGCGGTGCGTTTGACCACGGGACGTTCGGTCATGGGAGAAGAGTGGCCCACGTCCGGGCTTCTGAAACGCGCCATCGTCCGAAACGCGAGGGGCTCACCAGTGCGCGGCGGCGCGCAGCAGGCGGTCATGGGCGCGGGCCAGGTGGGCGAGGGCGAGACTACCGGTCCGTACGACGAGGAACCAGGTGCGCAGCGGGGGTACGGGGGGTTCCAGCAGGGCGACGACCTGGCCGTGGTCGAGGGCGTCCTGGCACAGGTAGCGGGGCAGGACGGCGAGTCCGGCGCCGGCCCGGACGCACTCCAGCACGGCCCGCAGGTCGGGTGCCACGACGGTGGCGGCGGTGTCCGAGGCGGAGCCGGGTACGGCGTCGAACACGGCGGCCCAGTAGCGGGTGACCAGCGGCAGGCTCTCGTGGACCTCCACGACGGGGATCCCGTCCAGGGCCTGGGGCCCCTTGGCGAGCAGTTCGCCCGGGTCGGCGAGGGCGGCCCAGTAGGGCGCGGCGACCAGCACCTGCTCCTCGTCGCAGAGGGCGCCCGCGGAGAACGGCCCGCCCCGCGGCCGCGCGGTGGTGACGACCAGGTCGTGCTGGCCGGCGGCGAGCCCGGCGAGGTTCTCCTCGGAGTCGGCCGCGAAGACCGTGCGCAGCGTCTGGCCGTGGCCGACGAGGGGCGCGAGGGC is part of the Streptomyces katrae genome and harbors:
- a CDS encoding NUDIX domain-containing protein, which gives rise to MTERPVVKRTARAILLDGDDLILIKRTKPGVDPYWLTPGGGVEPSDATVVDALHRELDEELGAKITDVVPCFVDTVEHIASGGVTGVKVQHFFVCHLESMDPGRRHGPEVDEPQGEYEIVRVPFSRVGIAAVHLVPLSLRHYLDGNIEGVRAMHAPDLG
- a CDS encoding LysR family transcriptional regulator; this translates as MDLALLRTFVAVHRAGSFTRAATLLGLSQPAVTSQIRTLERQLGRPLFHRRARGVTPTAIGDELAHKAAPHLDALLRIAETERQSAGTVRTLHLAGPPEFLTLRVLPALAPLVGHGQTLRTVFAADSEENLAGLAAGQHDLVVTTARPRGGPFSAGALCDEEQVLVAAPYWAALADPGELLAKGPQALDGIPVVEVHESLPLVTRYWAAVFDAVPGSASDTAATVVAPDLRAVLECVRAGAGLAVLPRYLCQDALDHGQVVALLEPPVPPLRTWFLVVRTGSLALAHLARAHDRLLRAAAHW